The proteins below are encoded in one region of Rana temporaria chromosome 2, aRanTem1.1, whole genome shotgun sequence:
- the ZBTB8A gene encoding zinc finger and BTB domain-containing protein 8A has protein sequence MDKLNFFGSALQRMDFSSHHTRLLQQLDEQRKRDLFCDCHITVEGQTFKAHRNVLFASSGYFKMLLSQSCKDVSKPTTATFDVFSADTFTAILDYVYSGKLPLSGQNVIEVMSAASYLQMTDVISVCKMFIKSSLDINEKDRDGFFSLSDKDNGSNGTGLYAAGWRTEYSPTHIHEAAEHSGFIAGYNYPPPITSRLQRPFTKHSRKPEHVRKHRRRLMPEPLTSACLTSVPLGDLVGGTAECIVHEDESTLQEEDSQPPEDMVCPKVEEEEEGDTAQSWPESPQHGESGDQDGIPRVSKADELYKAMPTILGVMSGWSEDDLSPVRFKCPFCTHTVKRKADLKRHLRCHTGERPYPCEACGKRFTRLEHLRNHFQTIHEAGKLICRRCKLPVTELTGRVIQDGTRRYRLCHPCLSEAGLDSVSFDFGDDQPLVLPPENEREQAWNFKDDVKDENSKDRQESDLVIQEVEDSEEEDVKSQIT, from the exons ATGGACAAATTAAATTTCTTTGGCAG TGCCCTCCAAAGGATGGATTTTTCTTCACATCATACTCGTCTTCTGCAGCAGTTGGATGAGCAAAGAAAAAGGGACTTGTTTTGTGACTGTCACATCACAGTAGAAGGGCAGACATTTAAAGCTCATCGTAATGTTCTGTTCGCAAGCAGCGGATACTTCAAAATGCTACTGTCCCAAAGTTGCAAGGATGTCAGCAAACCCACAACTGCCACTTTTGACGTATTTTCTgctgacactttcactgccatCCTGGATTATGTGTATTCTGGCAAATTGCCTCTGTCTGGGCAGAACGTCATCGAGGTCATGTCAGCAGCTAGTTACTTGCAGATGACTGATGTTATCAGTGTATGTAAGATGTTTATTAAATCATCACTAGACATTAATGAAAAAGACAGAGATGGCTTCTTTAGCCTGTCTGACAAAGACAATGGCAGCAATGGCACTGGACTGTATGCGGCAGGATGGAGGACAGAATACAGTCCAACGCACATTCATGAAGCTGCAGAGCACAGTGGCTTTATTGCAGGATACAATTACCCTCCTCCTATCACTTCACGGTTACAACGGCCTTTTACTAAACATTCACGCAAACCAGAGCATGTTCGCAAGCACCGCAGACGCTTGATGCCAGAGCCCCTAACATCTGCATGTCTAACATCGGTGCCACTAGGTGATCTTGTGGGTGGCACTGCTGAATGCATTGTTCATGAAGATGAGAGCACACTTCAGGAAGAAGATTCACAACCACCTGAAGATATGGTGTGCCCTAAAgttgaagaagaggaagaaggtgATACAGCACAAAGCTGGCCGGAATCACCCCAGCATGGAGAATCTGGGGACCAGGACGGCATACCACGGGTTTCAAAGGCAGATGAACTGTACAAAGCAATGCCAACCATCTTGGGTGTCATGTCTGGTTGGAGTGAAG atGACTTAAGTCCTGTAAGATTTAAATGTCCCTTCTGTACACATACTGTAAAGCGCAAAGCTGATCTTAAACGTCATCTGCGTTGTCACACTGGAGAGCGCCCTTATCCATGTGAAGCATGCGGGAAAAGGTTCACACGGCTGGAGCATCTGCGCAACCATTTCCAAACT ATACATGAAGCTGGTAAACTTATCTGCCGTCGCTGCAAGCTCCCGGTCACCGAGTTGACCGGGCGAGTAATTCAGGATGGGACAAGAAGATATCGTCTTTGTCACCCATGTCTATCAGAAGCTGGTTTGGATAGTGTCAGCTTTGATTTTGGGGATGATCAACCACTGGTGCTCCCACCTGAGAATGAGAGGGAGCAAGCCTGGAATTTCAAAGACGATGTGAAAGATGAAAATAGCAAAGATCGTCAAGAATCCGATCTGGTTATTCAGGAAGTAGAAGACAGCGAAGAGGAAGATGTAAAATCTCAAATAACATAA